ATTGATTTCCACGATAAAACAAATAAGGTGACAAGTGATTACATTGATATGCTGCAGCGATTGCTAATTCTTGCGGCGGAAAGGGAAGGAATAACCCAGGAGGCAGAGGTGTCTGTCAGTTTTGTAACGAATAAAGAAATTCAAGAGCTTAATCGTAATTACCGGGGGAAGGATAATCCAACTGACGTTATATCATTTGCTCTTCAGGAAACAATGGAAGATGAATTAAACATAATAGGGGAAGACATGCCATTAATACTTGGTGACATAGTTATATCCATTGAGCGCACGATTGAGCAGGCTGAAGATTATAATCATACGTTTGAACGTGAATTAGGATTTTTAACGGTCCATGGTTTTCTGCATCTGCTGGGGTATGATCATATGAATGAAGACGACAAAAAAGAAATGTTTCAAAAACAAGAGGAAATATTAAATGCGTTTGAACTTAAAAGATAAGAATCGAAAAAAGTCTGTTGGCTTTTCTTATGCCTGGAACGGTATTGTGGAAATGTGCAAAAGCGAACGCAATTTTCGTTTGCATTTACTTGCAACGTTCCTAGTTGTGATCGCGGGCATATTGTTGTGTCTTTCCAAGATTGAATGGATGATTCTAATCGTGGTAATCGGAATGGTACTTGTAGCCGAGACAACGAATACCGCGGTAGAAAAGCTTATTGATTTTTTACGGCCTGATATTCATCCCATGGCCAAGATAATTAAGGATATTGCAGCGGGCTCGGTATTAATAGCTGCTATCATGGCATTTATTATTGGGTGTATATTATTTATTCCAAAACTATATCACATCTTTATTTGAAGACTTGTTCTAGTAAAAGGGCAAGTTTTTTATGTCTAAATTTGCGACATGCTATTTTCTTTTCAGTTGTTTTGTCGAATGCGTG
This Virgibacillus phasianinus DNA region includes the following protein-coding sequences:
- the ybeY gene encoding rRNA maturation RNase YbeY translates to MYIDFHDKTNKVTSDYIDMLQRLLILAAEREGITQEAEVSVSFVTNKEIQELNRNYRGKDNPTDVISFALQETMEDELNIIGEDMPLILGDIVISIERTIEQAEDYNHTFERELGFLTVHGFLHLLGYDHMNEDDKKEMFQKQEEILNAFELKR
- a CDS encoding diacylglycerol kinase family protein, encoding MRLNLKDKNRKKSVGFSYAWNGIVEMCKSERNFRLHLLATFLVVIAGILLCLSKIEWMILIVVIGMVLVAETTNTAVEKLIDFLRPDIHPMAKIIKDIAAGSVLIAAIMAFIIGCILFIPKLYHIFI